Proteins encoded within one genomic window of Argiope bruennichi chromosome 7, qqArgBrue1.1, whole genome shotgun sequence:
- the LOC129976278 gene encoding glutathione S-transferase Mu 1-like: MGKPILGYWDLRGLAEPIRFLLHYKKVDFEDKRYAFDTDGWQKDKFNLGLDFPNLPYYIDGDTKLTQSTAILRYVARKYGLDGKDDDQKLRVSIAEQQIVDLRWGLILLVIRSDYNDNAKAEFVKKIPDMLKLWENFIGDQKYLTGDDITYVDFMAYDTFDFYRLFHAEALDEFPKLRAFQNRIKSLPELQEYLSSSTYKKWPIFGPMAKFGGGGDPPKHL, translated from the coding sequence ATGGGTAAACCAATTCTTGGTTATTGGGATCTTCGTGGATTGGCCGAACCTATTCGGTTTCTTCTACACTACAAGAAGGTGGACTTTGAGGACAAACGTTATGCTTTTGACACAGACGGATGGCAGAAGGACAAGTTCAACCTTGGCTTGGATTTCCCAAATTTGCCTTATTACATAGATGGAGATACCAAACTGACTCAGAGTACAGCGATTTTGAGATACGTTGCCCGCAAGTATGGCCTGGATGGCAAAGATGACGATCAGAAACTTCGTGTGTCTATAGCCGAGCAACAGATTGTTGATTTGCGTTGGGGTTTGATCCTTCTAGTCATCAGGAGCGATTACAACGACAACGCCAAAGCTGAGTTTGTCAAGAAGATTCCAGACATGCTGAAATTATGGGAAAATTTCATTGGAGATCAGAAATATCTGACTGGAGATGACATAACCTATGTGGATTTCATGGCATATGACACCTTCGATTTTTATCGGCTGTTCCATGCAGAAGCCTTAGATGAGTTCCCGAAATTGAGAGCTTTCCAGAACAGAATCAAGAGCTTGCCTGAATTGCAGGAGTATTTGAGTTCTTCTACTTACAAGAAGTGGCCTATTTTCGGACCCATGGCTAAGTTTGGAGGAGGAGGAGACCCACCAAAGCATCTTTGa